cttgaaaatataaatatcgaaGCGCACTCGTATATACAGTATCGGTCGTTGCAGAGGGCGTGTGTCATGAGTAGTTGGCGCATGCGCTCAACACAATGAATTTCTCGATAGTACGTTCCACGTATCAATGATGGTGTGCGGATCGAAGGGATTTTGAAGATGGcagactataaaaaatatgaaatcaattattgatatttttgttcatatatatatagttttgaGTACGACCTGTAAAATAACACCAACTACGTAGACGATTTAAGTTTCAATGGAGACGAATCAAGACACTAAAACTGAAAAGTTGCATGAAACGCTTTTCCATTTTACTTGTAATGAGGTCCTGAATAATGCAATGACTTTTCCCCTTTAGCTGGACTTGTTAACTTTGAAGAACCTGGAGGTTATCATTCAATACAGCGGAACTAATTTAACAACTTTTGTGTACTTAGAAGATTGTAATTTCTGATTTGAAAGAGTGTCTATATAGCAAAAAACACTTCAATAATgcaattcaatgaaaaaaaaatgttttcgcCAAATAAAACTTGCTATAAAAGAAATACTGAgacttttttgaggttaggacaACAATTAATCGATTTTCATTGTGGATGTTTCAATTTTTCGGTAGATTGTAATCTGTCGAAGTGAAATCGTTAAATGTGCGTTAAATATTAATGAACGTGTCTTATTTTTAGGTTAAATACACAATTTAAAAACCTAAACAATGTTTACTTTTGATTCTACGTTAATTTAATATGACGTTCCTGTCAAAATTGTATCACGTGATTTCATTTGACGCTCCGAGTCCACGTCAACAAGAAAACGCGCcttaataaacatttaacaTGACAGCTGACACATAAACACAAGTTTATGTTATTCAATCAGTGATAATTTCATCTtaacattcattttattaatgaatCTATGAAAATGTTAGAGTGTGCGTTAAATATTAATGAACGTGTCatatttttaggttaaataCACAATTTAAAAACCTAaacaaatgtttctttttgattCTGCGTTAATTTAAGTTGACTTTCCTGTCAAAATTGTACCACGTGATATCATTTGACGCTCCGAGTCCACGTCAACAAGAAAACGCGccttaataaacatttaatatgacagctgaCACATAAACACAAGTTTATATTATTCAATCAgtaatcattttatataaacattcattttatctatgaatatatgtaaatataattatttttagatctataaaaaagttaattttaatcGATTCTGGACGAACAAACAATGTAAGCGCTTTTTCTGTGTGTATATTATGATACAATCACATGACGTTAGTTAACCTCAAAATCAATGTTCTAGACGTATAAAGttaatgtttaatattaaacaaaaactattttaataactttcatagttatttgaaaaaatatattgttattgtTAGTGATAATGTCAGATATTTCTAATAGTCATTATTTTCTGTGTTATTTTGACGATAACCTCGCTTCATTAAggattatatttataaaatgtttgcTTTACGTGATAGAAGtttattttgatgtaaataatCTAGTTTCGTAAGTATATTTTACTACTAAAATGATAAAACGGTTCAATAGATCTTTCTAGTTGTGCATACGGGGTGTTTCacaaataaacacaaaaattatattatatcttCAAGTAATGAAAAATATCGAAGTCAATGACATACTACCCATTTTATTATCGATAagttgttaatgaaaattaatataaattgagtTATTAGGTTATAAAATGTGTTTATATATCAccttaaaattataattataatctaTATCGCGAGATTGTGAACCACAACCgcattattttattaagtaaaaCTGTCCATTCTGGGTCCATAGAATTAGAAATTAAACATactcacataacctcaaaatcaaTGTTGAAAACGCGTTAATAATGGCGTAGGAAATTTCATGtttaatagttaataataataataataataatagaactCACCTCGTAACCCATGTTGGGATAATTCAACTTCTGTGATTTCCACGTGGCGAATAAGAAATGCCAAACGACGAAAGCGTAAGGTAAATACGATCCCAAAGTATAATTTTGTAAAGAATAAATCTGcttattcaaaatatcactAAAAACGAACCAATCCAAAGCTTGACTGATCCCTTGCAAAGAAGAATCTTTCAATTGTAAAACCATCATATTTTCGTAAACACCCTGCGCCACCCTCTCGTAATCTCCGAAAGAAGAAACTGTTTGCAAAATTTTCGACATTCTATCTCGCATAGTTTGTTTGTGGACTGTATCGGTTTGATGTACCAAAGGATTAATTTTGGGACGtaccatattaaatatttcctgCCATACAGTGAACAAacctgaaataaaatattgttagaCCGTGAAAGCAAGAAAACTTACTATACTTTACattatttcgagttttttttgcCAGTGACATGGGATTTTTTTGTTATCGAGTTTATTTACCTTTCTGCATGTCCTTTTGTCCTATATTGAACTTGTAAACGTCGGATAAAGTCACTAATTTATTTTGCgatttgaaaaaatgcaaaACCGATAAACAGGATCTGATATCGTTGTTGCTTTTTTCCGCCAAAGCCATCATGGTACCCAAATCGGTTTTTATCTGTTCTCTACGACATATAGACATCAATCTTTCCGCTAAACGTGTGCTACAAGTAGGCGGAAAATGTATAACGAAAGCAATTTGTCGTAGAGGTTTCAACGCTGGAACGTATACGTCgttacaaatacaaataatcggTCTTTTCAAAACGAAATTTTTCCCTTTTTTCGATTTGTTAGTACCGGTTATGTATTTGATCAAAAAGTCTATAGAGGATTGCGGCGCTCCGTCTATTTCGTCGAATACGAGACAATTCGGTCTACACTTTTGATCTACCACCGATTTCATCTGCGTCGAATTTTCTAAATGGATTTTGAAAGCTTCGGTGCTTCTATCGTCTGAAGCGTTAACTTCCACGACGTTATAGCCTGCGTGTTTAGCCGCCACATGGGCTAACGTTGTTTTACCTAAAATGGAAACATTATTAGCAAAAAGCAACTTTAAACTTGGAGTTTTATGGTCAGTGGTTGGATTAGCAAAAACCTAACTCCAAAATAGTTAGCAGTGACGTTCAACTTGTATCTAACCTAAAATAGAATCCATCTGCAATAAGATTACACCTGCTTTGTTTGGTATAACTGAGTTCGAAACAAACTGGTGGATGTGGCACCTCCAAGAAGTTGGCACCGCACTGTggagttataaaaatattgaaaattgttctaCTTTGTTCCAAAACTACATAGGGCTGAGATACTCTTagaataaatcagaaaaatactattttgaaCCCACGGAACAACATTATAGCATTTGTTCTAGGTTGTTCTAAGTTGTTTCAGAATATTTGccttgaaaaaagtatttttaaggaAATCAGAACTGCAAAAATCGCTAACATTGAAAAAGTGGTCCTAGAGCTCAAAAATCagatttttcattcatttttttccaaaagttaCAATCTCAACCCGTTCTGGAACAAAGTAGAACAAACCTAGAAAGTGTGGTGTTTGAAATTGACCCCAATTAAAGTTTTCATCATCTTGTTTAGATGAAACCCCAAACACGGATCCAGCAAAAGCTTCCAAGAAACATCAAAAGAAATCAAGCACTTTACCTAATCCAGGTGGTCCACACAATAACGCCACTTTATATTGGGGTCTTCCGTGTTCATCCAAATTAGTATCAAGTTcataatttcttgtaaatttcgatttattttgatcAGTACTATGTTGTAACTCCCTAATTTTAGGTCTTCTATTAAAAACAGCTTTATCCCAAAGTTTCAACCATTTCAACATGATCCTATTTGTACTTTCGTCACTTAAAAGTTCGACGTATTTCCTCGGACGGTATAAATCTGTCCATAATTCTTTATTTGAATTACATTCTTCTACCATTTCAACATCAGTTTCTTCATATTGCGCAGTTAAGTGCTTAGATAgctaataaaatcaattttcacttaaaacagttaaaatttcatcataaatcAGTACTAACCAAAATTTGAGCTTCttcccaaatttttttcgaacTCTCTCCTAAAATATCCTTTTCCAAAGAATCagcagcaattttttttatttcttctttttcgtatTCTTCCGAATGGAATCTAACGTATATTTTTTCCCCATCATGGCATGTAATACCTACAAATGGATATTTCGGTACCCTACGGCTGATATTATGCTTGTCTCTATCATAATCAATTGAAGACGTTTTATTTAtagaaagtaaattttttttctctttattcaGTTTCCTTAACAAAATAATGTGTTCCATTAACTCAAGCAGTTCTTCATCTTTGTCcgactttatttttttattcggttgAATATCTATTTCGTCCCCAAAATCAATATCacctgaaataaataattatactatAAAAATCTAAGAAATAATATACTTACCAATGTCTCCAAATAAATCATCGGCTGTACGTTTTTTAGACGAATCTTGTATGTGATTTTCTAACTGAGCAGAAGTCGCAGACGAAGATGCACAATATTGAGAAGGTTCTAAACTAAAATCTTCAACGTTTTGAGATTCATTTTGTGTAGAAAACAACGATAATGAATTATTAACgctattttgtgatttttgtcCACTTTTATTAGTTAATTCGCTATTAGGATTAGATTTTTTTGAAGCTGGTTcgtaaatttctaaaaaatatttttaaacgcaTAACCTAAATACATTTCATAAAACTTAATTTCCTACCACCTTCGTCTTGATCTCTTAAAAGTTCAAGTTCGTCTCCATACATTAACTCGAATTCCTCATCAGCATCTGGATAATCACTCATTTTTACTcagtaattaattataatacacAAAAATAATTCGGGATTTAacctttttattaattcataatatttccCGCTATTTTTAACGTCAAAGTTGTCACGTCATAAATGgcatataatttttatagaaatgaaataaaacaataaaatgagtttatttaatatttacttcACTCTTtgctataaaataatataaataattacaaaatatttttcagaaaatgtatATACAAAGTTTTAAGGTAATTCATTATCTTACTATTTATAACTATATGCAATATATTTTACATTCTTGTATGAATAGTTGCCTACCGATAGAAactgttttgtaaatattccaaaataaaatttttagattatcatattttaaatatataatttctgtATGGTGAACAAAATAGAATGTATCTTCATATtagaaatgaaatttgaataaataaaatatctaaaatgtgTTTTAGTTTTAATTCGAAATAGTTTAAACAACacgtaattttttgtttgcCAAAAAAGCAAGGTTAATAAAGAATTGATCCCGgtgttcaaacaaaaaatatattccgaaACAACTGAATGGAACTTTTAATTCTTTAATTTGAACCAATGTATTCTGTccacaaattaaaaaagtaacGTTATAAATATACAGATCCGGTTTATACATTATTGGACTCGCGCTTATTTTAGGTCAGTACATCAAACTTAATTCAAAGTTGTTAGTAGTAATCACGATATGATAATCAAAAATGGGTAAAACTTTTACAGATTCCGTCTAAGTAAAATTGCTAGggataattaaaattgttatttaatataattaaaaaaagatttagTAATGTGGCACAAATTTTAGTTGACTATGTTATTGAACTGGCCTATTACTGATGGGGAGACAACCGACGAATAGTGATTATCAGCCACTTAAGCGAAGACACAATTACAGTCCGAGTagaaaattataagtaaataCACAGCAGGTTGttcgatatttatttaaaacattttgataaaacgATAAGGTATTCGAAAATCgtgtttaaaatgttttactCAGTCATCAATGTTTTGTTAGGTATGTAGATAAACAATTTaagtaattatttcattaagGAACCGGTTCGTATACAGATAGGAGTTGAATAACAACggaatttttggttataaacTAGTaatgagataaaaaaaaacttgtttatattaaacaatggttttattatttaaatatttgattgattttaccatttattattttgatgtaataggttaggttattatcaaaatcaaatatattatcaatataataacaACTAATTCAAATGATGTGAAACGTGTTGCATGACAGTTAACGGTTATTAAACTGCAATATAAGTAGATGAATCActaataatttagaataaacAAAAGGGAAATAATTCTTAAATGATGGATTCTAGTTTAGTATGAAAACATGTAATTTAGTTTTTGGTTAAACGTTTTCTGATTTGATATTATGCTACAAGCGAATTTACATGATGTTAACTAACCTCAAACTCAAtcgattttaattattattaaaaagattatttttgacATGGAACTCAAAGTTTttgtattagtttttatttcgtacattaataaaattattttttcataaatatatttcagtatGATAATAACAGTTATGTGTTAATAAAGCtaatgaatagaaaatttgtCGATTATACACGGTGTTTCATAAGTAAACAcaaattgatttgaatttatttacgTTAACTGTACTTTAGCTATTATTCTAtggataataaaatatcaaaatgtacgacaggtaattttattatcaataagtggtttatgaaaaataaataaaattagaatttactGGGTTATAAAAAGTGGGTTTCTTAAACcacataaattatatattattaaataaatgaactGTACTTCAATGGAACATTTATGTTAATACGTTTATAACATGATCggaatgaatattaaattacgAGGTCAATTGCAAAAGTTCTAAATTATACACTGACAACAACATAGTAAAATAAACTTGTCATTTTGTTATTCACaaagaattaataattattctgtGAATGAATATGCACAACTCGTCCTAgtttatacaataaatattatatactgAGAAAAATAGCTAAAGGGAGATGATTTAAATCTTTTGAGACTAATATTCGTTGCTTtgcaaatatattattaattcataattcgtgtagtgtaataaaaatgtgacataactgtcaatgtcaattgtcaaggtaaataaacatttgtttaaatttcctGATTTGTGTTCTAAATGggaagaattttgtaaaatgcAATACTCAATCACAAATTATCGATAACTGaattactgttttatttttgcgtagtatttatttacatattaaaatttgtacAAACCGCGAAAATAGATTAGTTCTGTGACGCACCATCGAATGAACTGGTATCTAaaatccgccatgttgtttccactgaataacagCTAAGTTCGCATTTCTTCTTTGCGTATGTTCTGTGGTTATCGATACGAGTATCGAGATAATCGATTGTTCTTATTGTTTATGaactgtttatataaatatctatatatttacaggaaataaaaacatttttttatttccaggGAAGATAATGGAgaaattgatacaaaattgcaactaaacataataaattatctacaaattttaattattcattaaaatcttTCTATCACGAGTTCGAGGTCAAGGGCCATCTTAAACAGACAGTTCGTTCAAGATAACAAGTAGTCGCTTACAAAGAATTATTCACGTAGCATCGACCGCTCATTACAaaagtttaattgaaaattttcagtaaggaaaaaacgaaaaatgttcGGTTTAAATAATTCGTATTCATTTTTCTATACGCTGTTTACGTGGTCCCTGGGTATTTGTTACGGATTCGTTTTGATATCTTCGGCTGCGGGAAACCTCGACGATTTCAACTTTTTCGAAAAAGGGGTTTCTCTGAAATACAATTTAGAAACAAATGTTCTGCTCAACGATAAAGGATTGAAAGGAAAAAACGTGGGATTCACTATCAATGTAGAAGTGAGCGTCGCCACTATTTGGGAAAATGgaaatcagaaattattgaaaatcgaggtaaaaattattttatttcaccaaaaaattaattgacTCTCTTCCTCCTTCTCTTATCTCACTCTATCTCTCACTTACTATTTGTTTCCCACTCTTTCGCTGTCTTTCTCTCACTTTTTCTATCACGTTGTCACTGTTTTCATGTCTCCAATTTTATTTCTCACTCTTTTACACTGTCTTTAACTGTATCACTGTTTTCTTCTGTCTCTCTCTCTTTCATTGTCTTCCAGTTTCACTCACTCACTCTCCCAATGTATTATTCTCTACCTCACTCGCATCCAATATCTTTCAGTCCCTCTCACTCACTCAAACTCATTCACTAGCTTCATCTCTTACTCTCTCACTGTTTTGCTGTTTTCCTTTTTCATGGATTCGTCtttctttctattctattctatcaCTCACTCGTTTTTTCACTGTTTTCTTCTGTCTCCCTCTCTTTCATTGTGTTACAGTTTCACTCACTCACTCTCCCAATGTATTATTCTCTACCTCACTCGCACTTAATCTCTTTCAGTCCCTCTCACTCACTCAAACTCATTCACTAGCTTCATCTCTTACTCTCTCACTGTTttgctgttttcttttttcatcgATTCATCtttctttctattctattctatcaCTCACTCGTTTTTTCACTGTTTTCTTCTGTCTCCCTCTCTTTCATTGTGTTACAGTTTCACTCACTCACTCTCCCAATGTATTATTCTCTACCTCACTCGCATCCAATATCTTTCAGTCCCTCTCACTCACTCAAACTCATTCACTAGCTTCATCTCTTACTCTCTCACTGTTTTGCTGTTTTCCTTTTTCATGGATTCGTCtttctttctattctattctatcaCTCACTCGTTTTTTCACTGTTTTCTTCTGTCTCCCTCTCTTTCATTGTGTTACAGTTTCACTCACTCACTCTCCCAATGTATTATTCTCTACCTCACTCGCACTTAATCTCTTTCAGTCCCTCTCACTCACTCAAACTCATTCACTAGCTTCATCTCTTACTCTCTCACTGTTttgctgttttcttttttcatcgATTCATCtttctttctattctattctatcaCTCACTCGTTTTTTCACTGTTTTCTTCTGTCTCCCTCTCTTTCATTGTGTTACAGTTTCACTCACTCACTCTCCCAATGTATTATTCTCTATCTCACTCGCACCCAATATCTTTCAGTCCCTCTCACTCACTCAAACTCATTCACTAGCTTCATCTCTTACTCTCTCACTGTTTTGCTGTTTTCCTTTTTCATCGATTCGTCtttctttctattctattctatcaCTCACTCGTTTTTTCACTGTTTTCTTCTGTCTCTCTCTCTTTCATTGTGTTACAGTTTCACTCACTCACTCTCCCAATGTATTATTCTCTACCTCACTCGCACCCAATATCTTTCAGTCCCTCTCACTCACTCAAACTCATTCACTAGCTTCATCTCTTACTCTCTCACTGTTTTGCTGTTTTCCTTTTTCATCGATTCATCtttctttctattctattctatcaCTCACTCGTTTTTTCACTGTTTTCTTCTGTCTCTCTCTCTTTCATTGTCTTCCAGTTTCACTCACTCACTCTCCGAATGTATTATTCTCTATCTCACTCACACTCAATATCTTTCAGTCCCTCTCATTCACTCAAACTCTTTTACTTATACATATAtacttaattatattttaattttattttatatttaatttatattttacaaatttttgcaGTTAAAGCCTCTGAAATTGCATATGCTGTCTGATAAAATCACTTCCGAttctgatttttcaaatttggataACGCCGATAACAAACCGTTTTTAGTTATATGGAATAAAGGcaaaatcgataaaatcttCATATCGAAAAGTGAATCGATATCCATGAAGAACGTTAAGAAAGGAATCGCCAGTTTACTACAGGTgacattcaaaaatttccacaaatttatcgttttatgattttttctatatttctagtTCCAACTTGTTGACGTCGACTCAAAGGAAACCGATTCGTCGGGCACGTGCGTCATAAACTACTCGTCGTTATCACCacacaaattttctaaattgaagACGCACTGTATATCTGACGATTTCGATTATATCGACAATCTAAATAAGATTTTAGGCGTCGAAATCGAATCGAACAGTAGCGTCGAATATGTTTTCAATGAAGGACCTTTTAGACTCGCTTCCGTTGTATCCAAAGACGTTCACGTTTCTTATTTAACGTCTAGAGAAGAAATGGGAAATCGAGTCGAGACAGAACAAATTCTAACTTACATCACTAGTGAAAAAATCGATTCAGTAAATGGAGATTATATAGAAGACGCCGTGGAAAAGATAAGCAAAACCACCGGAATAACATTTAACCAAGAAAATTTACTTACCGAAATAGAACCCGTTAAAACCAACGAAATCGTTACATTTAACAAAGTCGTGGGGaatttgagaaataatttgaaaatagaacaTATCGGTAGCATAAAGCAAGCTAAGGCCATCATTGAATTGGTAAATTCCGCTAGAAATGCGAAAAAAGAAGATATAAGTAAAGTAGTGACGTCtaagaagaataaaaatattctgtaCGTACCAATTTTTAACACAAAAGCAGTAAAGTAACTATATTTCATGCAACCATCCATTCTTAAACTACTACATCTTATGCAACCAATAATAACTGTTACAAAAGTTATATCTACGTCTTATGcaaccatttatttttattactacaTCTTATGCAACCATTAACACATCTTACAAACGTTGTACCTACATCTTATGCAACcaacaatatttaatataagcGCTGTAACTACAACGTATGCAACCATTACTACATATTAGGTAACGACCTGTTCTTGTAACCaaagtttttgctttttttttcttgtagaCATCAATTATACGACATTTTGGGGTACGTTCAAACGTCGGATTCCCACGAAGCCGTTATGAAAAATTTGCATTTCGATAAAGAGGATCAAATCGATTTAAGCGAGAGATACCTTTGGGCGCTTTCTTTTTCTTCGCATCCGAATCCCGACGTCCTCGaagatgttttaaaaaaattcactaaaaCCGTCAGTATACCCGAGAAAGTTAAAGAAACTATGATTTTAACGATGGCGTCGATGGCTTATAAGATATCGCAGAGACCTCATAGCGAATATAAATTTAACGTAAGTAGTTGTTCGATTTTATAATCGATACCATAATCGATTACTTCGATGACATAACCGCTCGTTTTGTTTTATCTCGAATTGAATATTTcgtaatattttattgcatttgTAAAGTTATTGTTgttaaaattgtatattattttgcataatataaacaattacaGATATTATATAACacttttcaagttttattataaattattagtcGATCATTTTCGTTAACTGACAGACGTCAATTAgatttatgattttataaattttgaagatgTTGCCaggtttttgttttattctaagTGGATTTGGTAGATGTTCATggatgaatgtttttttttcatcttttttcaaatatttacattcTTCTTTATTTCTAACTATTAAAATCTTATGAAAAAGCTGCATATGAAgctaaaatcaaatcaaatgtttgtgaaatataattagatatactcattattttacatttctttAATCTCAATGATAATTGGAAAATCCGGCAATGTTGGATAATTGTCAAACTTCACAGATATCAcgtaaatttaaattgttcatggtgatgttattaattttactaaataatcGCCATCTTGGATTAGTTGTCaatcataaataataacaaGTAATAAACTTTTTACTCGACGTAGGTCCCAAACTGGTATGTGGTCATAAAAactatacaatttttaaaattaaatgcaaaaaatatcattttacaaTCTTTTAATCtcgataataattttaaaattcagcAACATTGAAACGTCATGCTCCACAGACATAACTAATATTTAGATCACTCATTATAATTGATTCTTACTAAGAACCATTCTAAagttataaaacataaatattaacaaaaagttatttttctgcTCAAAATAGGTCGTAAATTTGTGTATTTTTGAGCAATGTGGTTATAAAGctgatgaaaatttgaaatgaaataaatacattcatTATAACAATACATTTCcttaatttcaataatactcATAAAATCTGGCAACACTGGTCAATTGAGATATGACACTTCACAGATTTCTCCTATATTTAAACAGTtcatgattattttataattgtttacatagaataataacaaaataggtcgcaaaattctatatttttaagctatattattataaaaacaatagaattttgtaataatgaaaatacgACTTTTGTTTGTAGTTAATCAGAGACGTAGAAGAAACTATCATTAACAATTTGGATTATGCTAAAAACGAAgataaacacaaatattttcGAGCCCTAAAAAATCTCAAATCACCTACAACTATCCCAATTTTGttagaatatattaaaaaaggaACTCAAAAAGAAGGAGTATTAGCATGGAAAGCGATCAAAGCTTTTGGTTCGACTCTATGGGATAAGGAAGTTTTGATGGCAGCCAAACAAGCTTTCTTCCAGCTAAATAAAAGGTTTTTACtcatattctaattattttgcttttgaatttaaattttatgtatCATTTCGAGTTTGCATTATCCTGAAGGATAAATCTAACTGTATTTCTACttgattttccaaaatatttaccactcaatatatttttctacttttcaggatttttaatataattttcgttaatttttagGTACGATACAAGCTCGAGAACTATAGCTGTTGATATACTTTTAGAATCCCAGCCTAGCAATGAACTTTTAGTTGATATACTCAATTTCCTCATATCAAAAGATCCTGCTTACGAAATCAAACAATACGTTTATCAAAGGATCAAGATGCTAACTGAATCTGACGACGATTTCAAATATAGAgtagagaaaattataaaaaattcagtgcagataaataattattctggACTTGCTCCTAGAGGTTTATCGACTGCTTTAACTAGGACATTTTACAAGCATCCTTCGAGTAATGGTAGTTTGGTGAGTGTGCAAGAGATGAAATCTGGTATAGCGAAAAGGGGGTCCATAGATGTAGTTTTCCAGAAAGGTGATATCAGAAAGGAGATTTTTAGTGTGAGtataaaatttctttagttttttttttcatatcttataTCCTTTTATATCTTTTTGTTGCTGACTTATCTCGATTGTAGATTTTTTCGtgtcatttttcatttatttaaatttatagtttttgaggaaatttgttgtttaatttgtcaactgtcaaaacAAAATGGTTTAACAGGTGCacctgtcaactgtcaaaacaAGAACTTTATCGAATTGCTTACTAGATAAAacgtttatatgaaattatttactgAATTTTTGTTATCACCCCATGTATTCTTGTTTGTAGTTTCATTTGTTGTGATGTCATTAGTCATGACTTAAATTTATGGTTTCTGGTGAAATTTATTCTTGAATTTATCACCTGTCAAAACAA
This DNA window, taken from Diorhabda sublineata isolate icDioSubl1.1 chromosome 4, icDioSubl1.1, whole genome shotgun sequence, encodes the following:
- the LOC130443490 gene encoding chromosome transmission fidelity protein 18 homolog isoform X1 → MSDYPDADEEFELMYGDELELLRDQDEGEIYEPASKKSNPNSELTNKSGQKSQNSVNNSLSLFSTQNESQNVEDFSLEPSQYCASSSATSAQLENHIQDSSKKRTADDLFGDIGDIDFGDEIDIQPNKKIKSDKDEELLELMEHIILLRKLNKEKKNLLSINKTSSIDYDRDKHNISRRVPKYPFVGITCHDGEKIYVRFHSEEYEKEEIKKIAADSLEKDILGESSKKIWEEAQILLSKHLTAQYEETDVEMVEECNSNKELWTDLYRPRKYVELLSDESTNRIMLKWLKLWDKAVFNRRPKIRELQHSTDQNKSKFTRNYELDTNLDEHGRPQYKVALLCGPPGLGKTTLAHVAAKHAGYNVVEVNASDDRSTEAFKIHLENSTQMKSVVDQKCRPNCLVFDEIDGAPQSSIDFLIKYITGTNKSKKGKNFVLKRPIICICNDVYVPALKPLRQIAFVIHFPPTCSTRLAERLMSICRREQIKTDLGTMMALAEKSNNDIRSCLSVLHFFKSQNKLVTLSDVYKFNIGQKDMQKGLFTVWQEIFNMVRPKINPLVHQTDTVHKQTMRDRMSKILQTVSSFGDYERVAQGVYENMMVLQLKDSSLQGISQALDWFVFSDILNKQIYSLQNYTLGSYLPYAFVVWHFLFATWKSQKLNYPNMGYEMRQKETRRRAIVTEVLRGMLPSVRAYCHRLSVLLDILPLLTIIIVPNFRPVNLHLYTKEEKDNMLRVVKIMIDYNLNYIQERLPDGNYVFNLEPNIDEVVFLEKDLSSKKKVVTYSNKQLIAREIELEKMRRFEQPKTNLVKKVNETRKDDVVDQVPNHLQSLKAKSMKIAKEVVAKDFFGRIIGKSSNTKGKTGPELNNDIWYQYKEGYNNAVRKRIKMSDIL
- the LOC130443490 gene encoding chromosome transmission fidelity protein 18 homolog isoform X2, which encodes MSDYPDADEEFELMYGDELELLRDQDEEIYEPASKKSNPNSELTNKSGQKSQNSVNNSLSLFSTQNESQNVEDFSLEPSQYCASSSATSAQLENHIQDSSKKRTADDLFGDIGDIDFGDEIDIQPNKKIKSDKDEELLELMEHIILLRKLNKEKKNLLSINKTSSIDYDRDKHNISRRVPKYPFVGITCHDGEKIYVRFHSEEYEKEEIKKIAADSLEKDILGESSKKIWEEAQILLSKHLTAQYEETDVEMVEECNSNKELWTDLYRPRKYVELLSDESTNRIMLKWLKLWDKAVFNRRPKIRELQHSTDQNKSKFTRNYELDTNLDEHGRPQYKVALLCGPPGLGKTTLAHVAAKHAGYNVVEVNASDDRSTEAFKIHLENSTQMKSVVDQKCRPNCLVFDEIDGAPQSSIDFLIKYITGTNKSKKGKNFVLKRPIICICNDVYVPALKPLRQIAFVIHFPPTCSTRLAERLMSICRREQIKTDLGTMMALAEKSNNDIRSCLSVLHFFKSQNKLVTLSDVYKFNIGQKDMQKGLFTVWQEIFNMVRPKINPLVHQTDTVHKQTMRDRMSKILQTVSSFGDYERVAQGVYENMMVLQLKDSSLQGISQALDWFVFSDILNKQIYSLQNYTLGSYLPYAFVVWHFLFATWKSQKLNYPNMGYEMRQKETRRRAIVTEVLRGMLPSVRAYCHRLSVLLDILPLLTIIIVPNFRPVNLHLYTKEEKDNMLRVVKIMIDYNLNYIQERLPDGNYVFNLEPNIDEVVFLEKDLSSKKKVVTYSNKQLIAREIELEKMRRFEQPKTNLVKKVNETRKDDVVDQVPNHLQSLKAKSMKIAKEVVAKDFFGRIIGKSSNTKGKTGPELNNDIWYQYKEGYNNAVRKRIKMSDIL